One genomic window of Streptococcus mitis includes the following:
- a CDS encoding ABC transporter ATP-binding protein: MSLLAFENVSKSYGATPALENVSLEIPAGKIVGLLGPNGSGKTTLIKLINGLLQPDQGRVLINDMEPSPATKAIVAYLPDTTYLNEQMKVKEALTYFKTFYKDFNLERAHHLLADLGIDENSRLKKLSKGNKEKVQLILVMSRDARLYVLDEPIGGVDPAARDYILNTIINNYSPTSTVLISTHLISDIEPILDEIVFLKDGKVVRQGNVDDIRYESGESIDQLFRQEFKA; encoded by the coding sequence ATGTCATTACTAGCATTTGAAAATGTATCCAAATCATATGGAGCAACCCCAGCCCTTGAAAATGTTTCCCTTGAGATCCCAGCTGGAAAAATCGTTGGTCTTCTCGGTCCAAACGGCTCAGGGAAAACAACATTGATTAAACTAATCAATGGCCTCTTACAACCAGATCAAGGACGTGTCCTGATCAACGACATGGAGCCAAGCCCAGCAACCAAGGCCATCGTAGCTTATTTGCCGGATACGACCTATCTCAATGAGCAAATGAAGGTCAAAGAAGCCCTAACCTACTTCAAGACCTTCTATAAAGATTTCAATCTGGAACGCGCCCATCATCTACTTGCAGACCTTGGCATTGATGAAAATAGTCGTCTCAAGAAACTATCAAAAGGAAACAAGGAAAAGGTCCAACTGATTTTGGTTATGAGCCGTGATGCCCGTCTCTACGTTTTAGACGAACCCATTGGTGGGGTGGATCCAGCAGCCCGTGATTATATCCTCAATACCATTATCAACAACTACTCACCAACTTCTACCGTTTTGATTTCTACCCACTTGATTTCAGATATCGAGCCAATCTTGGATGAAATTGTCTTCCTCAAAGACGGAAAAGTCGTTCGTCAAGGCAATGTAGACGATATTCGCTATGAGTCGGGTGAATCCATTGACCAACTCTTCCGTCAGGAATTTAAGGCCTAA
- a CDS encoding DnaD domain protein — MKPIDRFSYLKNNRVSQDTSSLVQCYLPIIGQEALSLYLYTISFWDNGRKEYLFSSILNHLNFGMDRLIKSLKILSAFNLLTLYQKGDVYQLALHAPLSSQDFLEHPIYRRLLEKKIGDAAVEDLRVESAEGEEIPVSLNQVFPDLAELGSQEDLSLKKKVANDFDLDHFRQLMARDGLRFADEQSDVLNLFAIAEEKKWTWFETYQLAKSTAVSQVISTKRMREKIAQKPISSDFSPKETTIIKEAKSKTALQFLAEIKQTRKGTITQTERELLQQMAGLGLLDEVINIILLLTFNKVDSANINEKYAMKVANDYAYQKIHSAEEAVLRIRERGQKSQAQKSSKPSPTKSNVPKWSNPDYKNETSEETRLELERKKQELLARLEKGGD; from the coding sequence ATGAAGCCAATTGACCGTTTTTCTTATCTAAAGAATAATCGGGTGTCGCAAGATACCTCATCTCTGGTACAGTGCTACCTCCCGATTATCGGTCAGGAGGCACTGAGCCTTTATCTTTATACGATCAGTTTTTGGGATAATGGCAGAAAGGAATATCTTTTTTCAAGCATTCTCAATCATCTCAATTTTGGGATGGATAGACTGATAAAATCCCTGAAAATCCTATCTGCTTTCAATCTTTTGACCCTCTATCAAAAGGGTGATGTTTATCAGTTAGCTCTCCATGCTCCTCTATCTAGTCAAGACTTCTTGGAACATCCTATTTATCGCAGACTTTTAGAGAAAAAGATTGGTGATGCAGCTGTGGAGGATTTGAGAGTTGAGAGTGCTGAGGGAGAAGAAATACCTGTCTCACTCAATCAAGTCTTTCCAGACTTGGCAGAACTGGGAAGTCAAGAAGACCTTAGTCTCAAGAAGAAAGTGGCCAATGATTTTGACTTGGATCATTTTCGTCAGCTGATGGCTCGTGATGGGCTTCGCTTTGCGGATGAGCAGTCCGATGTTTTGAACCTCTTTGCCATTGCCGAGGAGAAGAAATGGACTTGGTTTGAAACCTATCAACTGGCCAAGTCAACAGCTGTTTCCCAGGTTATTTCAACCAAACGCATGCGGGAAAAAATTGCTCAAAAACCGATTTCCTCTGACTTTAGTCCTAAGGAAACGACCATTATCAAAGAAGCCAAAAGTAAAACTGCCCTGCAGTTCTTGGCAGAAATCAAGCAAACACGCAAGGGAACCATTACCCAAACAGAAAGGGAACTCTTGCAACAGATGGCTGGCTTGGGCTTGCTGGATGAAGTCATCAATATCATTCTCTTATTGACCTTTAATAAGGTAGATTCGGCAAACATCAATGAGAAATATGCCATGAAGGTAGCCAATGATTATGCATACCAAAAGATTCATTCGGCAGAAGAGGCAGTCTTGCGCATCCGTGAACGTGGGCAAAAGAGTCAGGCTCAAAAAAGCAGTAAACCCAGTCCTACCAAGTCCAATGTACCCAAGTGGAGCAATCCAGATTATAAGAATGAAACCAGCGAGGAAACTCGTCTGGAACTAGAACGTAAGAAACAAGAACTATTAGCTCGATTAGAAAAAGGAGGAGATTAG
- the der gene encoding ribosome biogenesis GTPase Der, which yields MALPTIAIVGRPNVGKSTLFNRIAGERISIVEDVEGVTRDRIYATGEWLNRSFSMIDTGGIDDVDAPFMEQIKHQAEIAMEEADVIVFVVSGKEGITDADEYVARKLYKTHKPVILAVNKVDNPEMRNDIYDFYALGLGEPLPISSVHGIGTGDVLDAIVENLPNEYEEENPDVIKFSLIGRPNVGKSSLINAILGEDRVIASPVAGTTRDAIDTHFTDTDGQEFTMIDTAGMRKSGKVYENTEKYSVMRAMRAIDRSDVVLMVINAEEGIREYDKRIAGFAHEAGKGMIIVVNKWDTLEKDNHTMKNWEEDIREQFQYLPYAPIIFVSALTKQRLHKLPEMIKQISESQNTRIPSAVLNDVIMDAIAINPTPTDKGKRLKIFYATQVATKPPTFVIFVNEEELMHFSYLRFLENQIRKAFVFEGTPIHLIARKRK from the coding sequence ATGGCCCTACCAACTATTGCCATTGTAGGACGTCCCAATGTTGGGAAATCAACCCTATTTAATCGGATCGCTGGTGAGCGAATCTCCATTGTAGAAGATGTCGAAGGAGTAACACGTGACCGTATCTATGCAACGGGTGAGTGGCTCAATCGTTCTTTTAGCATGATTGATACAGGAGGAATCGATGATGTCGATGCTCCTTTTATGGAACAAATCAAGCACCAGGCAGAAATTGCCATGGAAGAAGCAGATGTTATCGTCTTTGTTGTGTCTGGTAAGGAAGGAATTACTGATGCGGACGAATACGTAGCCCGTAAGCTTTATAAGACCCACAAACCAGTTATCCTGGCAGTGAACAAGGTGGACAACCCTGAGATGCGAAATGATATCTATGATTTCTATGCTCTCGGTTTGGGTGAACCGCTGCCTATCTCATCTGTCCATGGTATCGGTACAGGGGATGTGCTAGACGCTATTGTAGAAAATCTTCCAAATGAATATGAAGAAGAAAATCCAGATGTCATTAAGTTTAGTTTGATTGGTCGTCCAAACGTTGGAAAGTCAAGCTTGATCAATGCTATCTTGGGAGAAGACCGTGTCATTGCTAGTCCTGTTGCTGGAACAACGCGTGACGCTATTGATACCCACTTTACAGATACAGATGGTCAAGAGTTTACCATGATTGATACGGCTGGTATGCGTAAATCTGGTAAGGTTTATGAAAATACTGAGAAATACTCAGTCATGCGTGCCATGCGTGCTATTGACCGTTCAGATGTGGTCTTGATGGTCATCAATGCGGAAGAAGGCATCCGTGAATACGACAAGCGTATCGCAGGATTTGCCCATGAAGCTGGTAAAGGGATGATTATCGTGGTCAATAAGTGGGATACACTTGAAAAAGATAACCACACTATGAAAAACTGGGAAGAAGATATCCGTGAGCAGTTCCAATACCTGCCTTACGCACCGATTATCTTTGTATCTGCTTTGACCAAGCAACGTCTCCACAAACTGCCTGAGATGATCAAGCAAATCAGCGAAAGTCAAAACACACGTATCCCATCAGCTGTCTTGAACGATGTGATTATGGATGCTATTGCCATCAACCCAACACCGACAGACAAAGGAAAACGTCTCAAGATTTTCTATGCGACTCAAGTGGCAACCAAACCACCGACCTTTGTTATCTTTGTCAACGAAGAAGAACTCATGCACTTTTCTTACTTGCGTTTCTTGGAAAATCAAATCCGCAAGGCCTTTGTCTTTGAAGGAACACCAATCCATCTCATCGCAAGAAAACGCAAATAA
- the dnaI gene encoding primosomal protein DnaI: MESVGDVLKRQPSRFHYQDLVQKIMKDPDVAAFIQQESLTPEELNRSISKFNQYITERDKFLRGDTDYIAKGYKPILVMNHGYADVSYEETPELIAAEKEAAIKNRLKLINLPASLRKASLAQVDLDDLGRLPVFEKLLAFVEQYPAIRKGLYLYGDFGVGKSFMVAALAHDLSEKRGVSSTLLHYPSFVIDVKNAIGDGNVKTLVDELKLSEVLILDDIGAEQSTAWVRDEILQVILQYRMQENLPTFFTSNFDFEDLEKHFAKVKQGPDETWEARRVMERIRYLAEETRLEGVNRR, encoded by the coding sequence ATGGAAAGTGTCGGAGACGTACTCAAACGTCAACCTAGCCGTTTTCATTATCAAGATTTGGTCCAGAAAATCATGAAGGATCCTGATGTTGCGGCCTTTATCCAGCAAGAATCCCTTACTCCAGAGGAATTGAATCGCAGTATCTCCAAATTTAATCAGTACATTACCGAGCGTGACAAGTTTCTCCGAGGAGATACAGATTATATTGCCAAAGGCTACAAGCCTATACTAGTCATGAATCATGGCTATGCGGACGTTTCATATGAAGAAACTCCTGAACTAATCGCGGCGGAAAAAGAAGCGGCTATTAAGAACCGTCTCAAGTTAATCAATCTGCCAGCTAGTCTCAGGAAAGCTAGTTTAGCTCAAGTTGACTTGGATGATTTGGGTCGCTTGCCAGTTTTTGAAAAGCTATTAGCCTTCGTGGAGCAATATCCAGCTATTCGAAAAGGTCTTTACCTATATGGAGACTTTGGTGTGGGTAAAAGTTTCATGGTGGCTGCCTTAGCCCATGATTTATCAGAAAAACGCGGTGTTTCATCAACTCTCCTCCACTATCCTAGCTTTGTCATTGATGTCAAAAATGCTATCGGTGATGGTAATGTCAAGACCTTGGTGGATGAGCTTAAGCTTTCTGAAGTCCTGATTTTAGATGATATTGGTGCCGAGCAATCAACAGCTTGGGTGCGTGATGAAATCCTGCAGGTCATTCTCCAATATCGGATGCAGGAAAATTTACCGACCTTTTTCACCTCCAACTTCGACTTTGAAGATTTGGAGAAGCATTTTGCTAAAGTAAAACAAGGACCTGACGAAACCTGGGAAGCCAGACGCGTCATGGAACGCATCCGTTATTTGGCTGAGGAGACTCGTTTAGAAGGAGTAAACCGTCGATGA
- the secA gene encoding preprotein translocase subunit SecA gives MANILKTIIENDKGEIRRLEKMADKVFKYEDQMAALTDDQLKAKTVEFKERYQNGESLDSLLYEAFAVVREGAKRVLGLFPYKVQVMGGIVLHHGDVPEMRTGEGKTLTATMPVYLNALSGKGVHVVTVNEYLSERDATEMGELYSWLGLSVGINLAAKSPMEKKEAYECDITYSTNSEIGFDYLRDNMVVRAENMVQRPLNYALVDEVDSILIDEARTPLIVSGANAVETSQLYHMADHYVKSLDKDDYIIDVQSKTIGLSDSGIDKAESYFKLDNLYDIENVALTHFIDNALRANYIMLLDIDYVVSEEQEILIVDQFTGRTMEGRRYSDGLHQAIEAKEGVPIQDETKTSASITYQNLFRMYKKLSGMTGTGKTEEEEFREIYNIRVIPIPTNRPVQRIDHSDLLYASIEAKFKAVVEDVKARYQKGQPVLVGTVAVETSDYISKKLVAAGVPHEVLNAKNHYKEAQIIMNAGQRGAVTIATNMAGRGTDIKLGEGVRELGGLCVIGTERHESRRIDNQLRGRSGRQGDPGESQFYLSLEDDLMKRFGSERLKGIFERLNMSEEAIESRMLTRQVEAAQKRVEGNNYDTRKQVLQYDDVMREQREIIYAQRYDVITADRDLAPEIQAMIKRTIGRVVDGHARAKQDEKLEAILNFAKYNLLPEDSITMEDLSGLSDKAIKEELFQRALQVYDSQVSKLRDEEAVKEFQKVLILRVVDNKWTDHIDALDQLRNAVGLRGYAQNNPVVEYQAEGFRMFNDMIGSIEFDVTRLMMKAQIHEQERPQAEHHISTTATRNIAAHQANIPEDLDLSQIGRNELCPCGSGKKFKNCHGKRQ, from the coding sequence ATGGCTAATATTTTAAAAACAATTATCGAAAATGATAAAGGAGAAATCCGTCGTCTGGAAAAGATGGCTGACAAGGTTTTCAAATACGAAGACCAAATGGCTGCTTTGACAGATGACCAACTAAAAGCAAAAACAGTTGAATTTAAAGAACGTTATCAAAATGGAGAATCACTGGATTCATTGCTTTATGAAGCATTTGCGGTTGTCCGTGAGGGTGCCAAACGTGTCCTAGGTCTCTTCCCATATAAGGTTCAGGTCATGGGGGGAATCGTTCTTCACCATGGTGACGTGCCAGAGATGCGTACAGGGGAAGGGAAAACCTTGACTGCGACCATGCCCGTATACCTCAACGCCCTTTCAGGTAAAGGGGTTCACGTAGTTACGGTCAATGAATACCTATCAGAGCGTGACGCGACTGAAATGGGTGAATTGTACTCATGGCTTGGTTTGTCAGTAGGGATTAACTTGGCTGCCAAATCTCCAATGGAGAAAAAAGAAGCCTATGAGTGTGACATTACCTACTCAACCAACTCAGAAATCGGATTTGACTACCTTCGTGATAACATGGTCGTTCGTGCTGAAAACATGGTACAACGTCCGCTTAACTATGCCTTGGTCGATGAGGTTGACTCAATCTTGATTGATGAGGCCCGTACACCTTTGATCGTATCAGGTGCTAATGCAGTTGAAACCAGTCAGCTCTACCACATGGCAGACCACTATGTAAAATCTTTGGACAAAGACGACTACATCATCGATGTGCAGTCTAAGACTATTGGTTTGTCTGATTCAGGGATTGACAAGGCTGAAAGCTACTTCAAACTTGACAATCTCTATGACATCGAAAATGTAGCTCTGACTCACTTTATCGATAACGCCCTTCGTGCCAACTACATCATGCTTCTCGATATTGACTATGTGGTGAGCGAAGAGCAAGAAATCTTGATTGTCGACCAATTTACAGGTCGTACCATGGAAGGTCGTCGTTATTCTGATGGATTGCACCAAGCCATTGAAGCTAAAGAAGGTGTGCCAATTCAGGATGAAACCAAGACATCTGCCTCAATCACTTACCAAAACCTTTTCCGTATGTACAAGAAATTGTCTGGTATGACGGGTACAGGTAAGACTGAGGAAGAAGAATTCCGTGAAATTTACAACATTCGTGTTATTCCAATCCCAACCAACCGTCCTGTTCAACGTATTGACCACTCAGACCTTCTTTATGCAAGTATCGAGGCTAAGTTTAAGGCGGTTGTCGAAGATGTTAAAGCTCGTTACCAAAAAGGTCAGCCTGTCTTGGTTGGTACAGTAGCGGTTGAAACCAGTGACTACATTTCTAAGAAACTAGTCGCAGCTGGTGTTCCTCACGAAGTCTTGAATGCCAAAAACCACTATAAAGAAGCTCAAATCATCATGAATGCTGGTCAACGTGGTGCTGTTACCATTGCGACTAACATGGCCGGTCGTGGTACCGACATCAAGCTTGGTGAAGGAGTTCGTGAACTTGGAGGACTTTGTGTTATTGGTACAGAACGTCATGAAAGCCGTCGTATCGATAACCAGCTTCGTGGACGTTCAGGTCGTCAAGGAGACCCAGGTGAGTCACAATTCTACCTCTCTCTTGAAGATGATTTGATGAAACGTTTTGGTTCTGAACGTTTGAAGGGAATCTTTGAACGCTTGAACATGTCTGAGGAGGCCATTGAGTCTCGTATGTTGACACGTCAAGTTGAAGCGGCGCAAAAACGTGTCGAAGGAAATAACTACGATACCCGTAAACAAGTCCTTCAATACGATGACGTCATGCGTGAACAACGTGAAATTATCTACGCTCAACGTTACGACGTCATTACTGCAGATCGTGACTTGGCACCTGAAATTCAGGCTATGATTAAACGCACGATTGGTCGTGTCGTTGATGGTCATGCGCGTGCCAAACAAGATGAAAAACTCGAAGCAATTTTGAACTTTGCTAAGTACAACTTGCTTCCAGAAGATTCTATTACGATGGAAGATTTGTCTGGCTTGTCTGATAAGGCCATCAAGGAAGAACTTTTCCAACGTGCCTTGCAAGTTTACGATAGTCAGGTTTCAAAACTACGCGATGAAGAAGCAGTTAAAGAATTCCAAAAAGTTTTGATTCTACGAGTGGTAGATAACAAGTGGACAGATCATATCGATGCCCTAGATCAATTACGTAACGCGGTTGGACTTCGTGGCTATGCTCAGAACAACCCTGTTGTCGAGTATCAGGCAGAAGGTTTCCGTATGTTTAATGACATGATTGGTTCGATTGAGTTTGATGTGACACGCTTGATGATGAAAGCACAAATTCATGAACAAGAAAGACCACAAGCAGAACACCATATCAGTACAACAGCGACCCGTAATATCGCTGCCCACCAAGCAAATATACCAGAAGATTTGGATTTGAGTCAGATTGGACGGAATGAACTTTGCCCATGTGGTTCTGGTAAGAAGTTTAAAAACTGTCACGGTAAAAGACAATAA
- a CDS encoding GntR family transcriptional regulator produces the protein MSWTFDNKKPIYLQIMEKIKLQIVSHTLEPNQQLPTVRELASEAGVNPNTIQRALSDLEREGFVYSKRTTGRFVTEDKELITQSRKQLSEEELEHFVSSMTHFGYEKEELPGVVGDYIKGV, from the coding sequence ATGTCCTGGACATTTGACAACAAAAAACCCATCTATTTACAGATTATGGAGAAAATCAAGCTTCAGATTGTTTCCCATACACTGGAACCCAATCAACAACTTCCAACCGTGAGAGAGCTAGCTAGCGAGGCTGGTGTCAATCCCAACACCATCCAAAGAGCCTTGTCAGACCTCGAACGAGAAGGATTTGTCTACAGCAAGCGAACAACTGGACGATTTGTGACTGAGGATAAGGAACTGATCACCCAATCGCGCAAACAACTATCCGAAGAAGAATTGGAACACTTCGTTTCCTCCATGACCCATTTTGGCTATGAAAAAGAAGAACTACCAGGCGTAGTCGGCGATTATATTAAAGGAGTTTAA
- the nrdR gene encoding transcriptional regulator NrdR: MRCPKCGATKSSVIDSRQAEEGNTIRRRRECDECQHRFTTYERVEERTLVVVKKDGTREQFSRDKIFNGIIRSAQKRPVSSDEINMVVNRIEQKLRGRNENEIQSEDIGSLVMEELAELDEITYVRFASVYRSFKDVSELESLLQQITQSSKKKKER, encoded by the coding sequence ATGCGTTGTCCAAAATGTGGGGCTACCAAGTCAAGTGTTATCGATAGTCGCCAAGCAGAAGAAGGGAACACCATTCGTAGAAGACGTGAGTGCGACGAATGCCAGCACCGTTTTACAACCTACGAACGAGTAGAAGAAAGAACCTTAGTGGTTGTTAAAAAAGATGGCACACGAGAACAATTCTCCAGAGATAAAATCTTTAATGGGATTATCCGCTCAGCCCAGAAACGTCCTGTGTCAAGTGATGAAATCAACATGGTAGTCAATCGTATCGAACAGAAACTCCGTGGTCGAAATGAAAACGAAATTCAAAGTGAGGACATTGGTTCACTCGTCATGGAGGAGTTGGCTGAGTTGGATGAGATTACCTATGTGCGTTTTGCCAGTGTCTATCGTAGTTTTAAGGATGTTAGTGAGTTAGAGAGCTTGCTCCAACAAATCACCCAGTCCTCTAAAAAGAAAAAGGAAAGATAA
- a CDS encoding NADPH-dependent oxidoreductase yields MTETIKLMKAHTSVRRFKKQALPQEDLTEILTAAQMASSWKNFQSYSVIVVRSQEKKDALYELVPQEAIRQSAVFLLFVGDLNRAEKGARLHTDTFQPQGVEGLLISSVDAALAGQNALLAAESLGYGGVIIGLVRYKSEEVAELFNLPDYTYPVFGMALGVPNQNHDVKPRLPLENVIFEEEYQEQTVDVIEAYDRVQADYAGARATTSWSQRLAEQFGQAEPSSTRKNLEQKKLL; encoded by the coding sequence ATGACAGAAACAATCAAATTAATGAAGGCTCATACTTCAGTGCGCAGGTTTAAAAAGCAAGCCCTTCCTCAGGAAGACTTGACTGAAATCCTGACAGCAGCCCAGATGGCCTCGTCTTGGAAGAATTTCCAATCCTACTCTGTGATTGTGGTCCGAAGTCAAGAGAAGAAAGATGCCTTGTATGAATTGGTGCCTCAAGAAGCCATTCGCCAGTCAGCTGTTTTCCTTCTCTTTGTCGGAGATTTAAACCGAGCAGAAAAGGGAGCCCGACTTCATACCGATACATTCCAACCTCAAGGGGTGGAAGGTCTCTTGATTAGTTCGGTCGATGCGGCTCTTGCTGGACAAAATGCCCTGCTGGCAGCTGAAAGTTTGGGCTATGGAGGTGTCATCATTGGCTTGGTTCGTTACAAGTCAGAAGAAGTGGCAGAGCTTTTTAACCTACCTGACTACACTTATCCTGTCTTTGGGATGGCACTGGGTGTGCCAAATCAAAATCATGATGTGAAACCAAGACTGCCACTAGAGAATGTTATCTTTGAGGAAGAATATCAGGAACAAACAGTTGATGTGATTGAGGCTTATGACCGTGTACAGGCGGACTATGCTGGGGCGCGTGCGACAACAAGCTGGAGTCAGCGTCTAGCAGAACAGTTTGGTCAAGCAGAACCAAGCTCAACTAGAAAAAATCTTGAACAGAAGAAGTTATTGTAG